In a single window of the Acetivibrio clariflavus DSM 19732 genome:
- the hemW gene encoding radical SAM family heme chaperone HemW yields MNGNIGIYIHIPFCKTKCYYCDFNSFACRDEFVPAYFSALKKEIALYSEKLKGFNIKSVFIGGGTPSSVDAQYIYEVMHLIYKEFCIDKEAEISIEANPGTLTVEKLKTYKDIGINRISIGLQAWQDTILKRLGRIHTSEEFEQNFKAARKIGFDNINVDLIFGIPGQTVEDWRYTLEMVTALEPEHLSCYSLKIEEGTVFGNMLERGELVPLEDDIDREMYSFCKDYLLKKGYRHYEISNFAKPGFTCRHNLIYWQAEEYIGFGTGAHSFFESARFNNKYDLEGYINDIKEGKAVSENFEFINEKERMAEFMILGLRLIDGVRMEDFRRRFNEEIHKVYGHQIDRMVEKNLLTVKDGRIALSSLGLDFANQVFMEFI; encoded by the coding sequence ATGAACGGTAACATAGGTATATATATACACATACCTTTTTGCAAAACAAAGTGCTATTACTGCGACTTTAATTCTTTTGCATGCAGGGATGAATTTGTCCCTGCATATTTTAGTGCTTTAAAAAAGGAAATTGCTTTATATTCTGAAAAGCTTAAAGGATTTAATATAAAATCGGTTTTTATCGGGGGAGGAACACCTTCGTCGGTTGATGCACAATATATATATGAAGTTATGCATTTAATATATAAAGAATTCTGTATAGATAAAGAGGCAGAGATCAGTATTGAGGCAAATCCCGGAACATTAACGGTGGAAAAGCTTAAAACCTACAAAGACATAGGTATAAACCGGATAAGTATAGGACTGCAGGCGTGGCAGGATACCATACTTAAAAGATTGGGCAGAATTCATACATCCGAGGAGTTTGAACAGAATTTTAAAGCGGCAAGAAAGATTGGTTTTGACAATATTAATGTGGATTTGATTTTCGGAATTCCCGGTCAAACTGTTGAGGATTGGCGTTACACTTTGGAAATGGTAACGGCTTTGGAACCGGAGCATTTGTCGTGCTACAGCCTAAAGATTGAAGAAGGAACAGTGTTCGGAAATATGCTTGAAAGGGGAGAACTTGTACCTTTAGAGGATGATATTGACCGGGAAATGTATAGTTTCTGTAAAGACTATCTTTTGAAAAAAGGGTATAGGCATTATGAAATATCCAATTTTGCCAAGCCGGGTTTTACATGCCGTCACAATCTGATTTATTGGCAAGCTGAAGAATATATAGGTTTTGGTACGGGTGCCCATTCTTTTTTTGAATCTGCCCGATTTAACAATAAATATGACCTGGAAGGTTATATAAACGATATAAAGGAAGGCAAAGCGGTTTCGGAAAACTTTGAGTTTATTAATGAGAAGGAAAGAATGGCCGAGTTTATGATTCTGGGGTTGAGGCTTATTGACGGAGTGCGTATGGAGGATTTCAGAAGAAGATTCAATGAAGAAATCCATAAGGTATATGGCCACCAAATTGACAGAATGGTGGAAAAGAACCTGCTGACGGTAAAAGACGGAAGAATCGCTTTAAGTTCATTGGGTCTTGATTTTGCAAATCAGGTATTCATGGAATTTATTTAA